In a single window of the Balearica regulorum gibbericeps isolate bBalReg1 chromosome 7, bBalReg1.pri, whole genome shotgun sequence genome:
- the C7H10orf88 gene encoding ATPase PAAT — translation MASSCAAEEAADPSGGPRESYSVAAECSWPCVPPDGLARALCLRREAGGGEASTEAVVVERRAGGGSETPCELRLECRPAGAGEMVSVGILSEARNMEVYVGEEYCGTGRGESLGAARPPGETSEKVTLYKKYLKFERPAASCRIKLLSIGEKQRVLISKIIVQVKTVSAKLATDFPSLGSSIDLDRVQTIMESMGSKLSPGAQQLMDMVRCQQKNSLPLGDKLNWIFGKNSDFGGDHAIDGLRSAALQTSLDQPASEPLSVKNDLTSETVYEDLKISNDLNTEVPEGGNTSDSERLTTQENTVDLRNYFKVMGSLHMQEQASETPSVANPQVLLPFLQNLCSQVNHLRLKDGNRRFGKNAVTKEEGIQCDGVEQQPICSYLEKIISKNMDLMEKKLVDYIDRQIQALQTHIDNKMVLLMDLVQNSKPNKISQAHYDSNEGLSNGER, via the exons ATGGCGAGCAGCTGCGCGGCGGAGGAGGCGGCCGACCCGTCCGGCGGCCCGCGGGAGTCGTACTCTGTAGCGGCGGAGTGCTCCTGGCCCTGCGTGCCGCCGGACGGCCTGGCCCGGGCTCTCTGCCTGCGGCGGGAGGCGGGCGGCGGTGAGGCCAG CACCGAGGCCGTCGTCGTGGagaggcgggcgggcggcgggagcgAGACGCCCTGCGAGCTGCGCCTGGAGTGCCGGCCTGCCGGCGCCGGGGAGATGGTCTCCGTCGGCATCCTGAGCGAGGCCCGCAACATGGAGGTGTACGTGGGCGAGGAGTACTGCGGGACCGGCCGGGGCGAGAGCCTGGGCGCCGCCCGGCCCCCGGG cgAAACTTCTGAAAAGGTAACTTTATACAAAAAGTACCTTAAGTTCGAACGCCCTGCAGCCTCCTGTAGAATTAAG CTGCTCTCCAttggtgagaaacaaagagtACTCATCAGTAAAATAATTGTACAAGTGAAAACAGTGTCTGCAAAACTAGCAACTGATTTTCCTTCACTAGGCTCAAGCATAGATCTAGACAGAGTGCAAACTATAATGGAATCTATGGGATCTAAGTTGTCTCCAGGTGCTCAGCAACTGATGGACATGGTCAGGTGTCAGCAGAAA AACAGCTTACCTCTTGGAGACAAACTTAATTGGATCTTTGGGAAAAATTCAGACTTTGGAGGTGACCATGCAATAGATGGATTGCGCAGTGCAGCTCTTCAGACATCACTAGATCAACCAGCCAGTGAACCTTTGTCTGTTAAAAATGACTTAACAAGTGAAACGGTATatgaagacttaaaaataagtaatgatCTGAACACAGAGGTACCTGAAGGAGGGAATACTTCTGATTCTGAAAGACTTACTACCCAGGAAAATACAGTTGacctcagaaattattttaaagttatggGATCTTTGCATATGCAGGAACAAGCGAGCGAAACCCCAAGTGTAGCTAACCCACAGgtgcttcttccttttcttcaaaacttaTGTAGTCAAGTAAATCATCTTCGACTAAAAGATGGCAATAGGCGTTTTGGTAAAAATGCAGTGACTAAAGAGGAAGGCATTCAATGTGATGG AGTAGAACAGCAGCCTATTTGCTCCTATTTGGAAAAGATCATCTCAAAAAATATGGATCTGATGGAGAAAAAACTAGTGGACTATATTGATCGCCAAATCCAGGCTCTTCAGACACATATAGATAATAAAATGGTTCTCTTAATGGACTTGGTTCAGAACtcaaagccaaacaaaattTCACAAGCGCACTATGATTCTAACGAGGGGCTCTCTAATGGAGAGAGGTAG
- the CUZD1 gene encoding CUB and zona pellucida-like domain-containing protein 1, giving the protein MQMLRQLLLLPLLAALALAEDNSIESTGVPRCGASLHDLNKALRIELNANASCVWQIQRNANQTIRLIFSYFKFAPSSSCETESIKVYDGPSTNSPLLGQVCNDTDAVPVLHSSSDSLTFLITTNSAAFTRNFFVFYYYFSPETKIENCGGQLTGPNGTFTSPNYPAAYPEFAYCVWHIQTAKNSKINLKFQDFFLELDRNCQFDFTAVYDGLTTNTGLIGKVCGRAQPAFESSSNVMTVVLSTDYANSYKGFSAQYTSAPLPGPVEPDTLLTCSSDSMKIVLSKSYLASLGYNETHLQLNDPSCSPVITESVIFSFPLASCGTTKKDDGESITYTNIVSLSATGSIITRQKSVQIIAKCKMENNSTLEVIYITKNNIIQNTTAVGRYNVSMSFYDSDSFSKPVRQSPYYVDLNQTLFAQVSVHSTDPNLLVFVDTCIASPQPDFGSLTYDLIRSGCSKDDTVVTYPTLEHYGRFKFNAFRFLRSFPSVYLQCDILICDSNNANSRCTEGCISRQKRAISSYTWKTHTVVGPIRLKRELRSADHSESLTKADAEETQNLQHYNFYTLSFVVLISNIIIAVAVILKYHKHQAGYSYQRIQTSY; this is encoded by the exons ATGCAGATGCTCAGacagctcctcctcctgcctctcctcgCTGCTCTAGCTCTTGCTGAAGACAACTCAATAGAATCCACGG GTGTACCTCGCTGCGGTGCTTCACTTCATGACCTCAACAAAGCATTAAGGATTGAACTGAATGCAAATGCAAGCTGCGTTTGGCAAATCCAGAGGAACGCAAACCAAACAATTAGGCTCATTTTCTCCTATTTTAA atttgCTCCTTCTTCaagctgtgaaacagaaagtaTTAAAGTATATGACGGTCCCTCAACTAATTCACCTCTTCTTGGACAAGTATGTAACGACACTGATGCAGTCCCAGTGCTTCACTCATCTTCAGACAGTTTAACTTTTCTCATAACAACAAATTCTGCAGCTTTCACACGAAACTTCTTTGTCTTCTATTACTACTTTTCACCAGAAACAA aaattgaaAATTGTGGGGGACAATTAACTGGTCCCAATGGGACATTTACCAGCCCCAACTACCCAGCAGCCTACCCTGAGTTTGCATACTGCGTCTGGCACATACAGACAGCAAAAAACTCGAAGATAAACTTAAAATTCCAGGATTTTTT CCTGGAACTAGACCGAAACTGCCAATTTGACTTCACAGCAGTCTATGATGGCCTCACCACTAACACTGGCTTAATAGGAAAAGTATGTGGTCGTGCTCAGCCCGCATTTGAATCTTCTTCAAATGTTATGACAGTTGTGTTGTCTACAGACTACGCCAACTCCTACAAAGGGTTTTCTGCTCAGTATACCAGTGCTCCGCTGCCAGGTCCTGTGGAGCCCGACA CATTGCTCACATGCTCTTCAGATAGCATGAAAATTGTCCTGAGCAAGTCTTATCTGGCCTCCCTTGGTTATAACGAAACTCACCTACAGCTGAATGATCCATCTTGCAGTCCAGTTATAACAGAGTCTGtgatcttttccttcccattagCCAGCTGTGGAACAACTAAAAAG GATGATGGTGAGAGCATCACTTATACCAACATCGTATCTCTCTCTGCAACTGGCAGCATTATCACCCGTCAAAAGAGCGTTCAGATTATTGCGAaatgtaaaatggaaaacaattcAACCTTAGAAGTCATTtacataacaaaaaataatataatcCAAAACACAACTGCTGTGGGAAGATACAACGTTAGCAtgtcattctatgattcagatTCATTCTCCAAGCCTGTACGCCAGTCCCCATATTACGTAGACCTGAACCAAACTCTTTTTGCTCAAGTCAGTGTTCATTCCACTGACCCAAATCTTCTGGTGTTTGTTGACACTTGTATCGCATCTCCACAACCTGATTTTGGATCGCTAACGTATGACTTAATCAGAAGTGG TTGCAGTAAGGATGACACTGTGGTAACCTACCCAACACTTGAACACTATGGACGATTCAAATTTAACGCCTTCAGGTTCCTGCGGAGCTTTCCATCAGTTTATCTCCAGTgtgacattttaatttgtgaCAGCAACAACGCAAACTCTCGCTGTACCGAAGGCTGTATCTCCAGGCAAAAAAGAGCTATTTCTTCATACACATGGAAAACCCATACCGTAGTAGGTCCCATCCGCCTGAAAAGAGAACTCAGGTCTGCTGATCACTCAG AATCCCTCACTAAAGCAGATGCTGAAGAAACCCAGAATCTGCAACACTACAACTTCTACACTCTTtcatttgtggttttaatttcaaatattatcATTGCAGTAGCTGTGATACTAAAATATCACAAACACCAAGCAGGATATAGCTACCAAAGAATCCAGACCTCATATTAA